In Candidatus Anaeroferrophillus wilburensis, one DNA window encodes the following:
- a CDS encoding acetyl-CoA C-acetyltransferase, with amino-acid sequence MNDVVIVSAVRTAIGNFQGGLSSFTATELGALVIVEAIKRAGIGKELVDEVIMGNVVPIGLGQNPGRQAMIKAGLPMAGGAITVNKVCGSGLKAVMLAEQAIKCGDADIIAAGGMESMSTIPHYLPVSRQGMRMGDWKLVDGMVHDGLWDVVNDYHMGYTAELVSEKFGISREEMDQFSIDSNDKALAAQAAGKFKAEIMPVTIKPRKGDPYVVDTDEGPRKTTLANLEKLRPAFKKDGLVTAGNASKISDGASCTLVMSGEKAAALGLKPLARIVAQGAAGVPLEDVLVAPINSIPKVLQRAGMKLEEIDIHEINEAFATSSVAIVKELGIDMARVNVHGGAVALGHPIGCSGTRVLTTLIYAMKDRDARFGMASLCLGGGEAVSMIIENIS; translated from the coding sequence ATGAACGATGTCGTGATTGTCAGTGCTGTGCGAACCGCAATTGGAAATTTTCAAGGCGGCCTGTCATCTTTCACCGCCACGGAGCTTGGCGCCTTGGTTATTGTCGAGGCAATCAAACGGGCCGGGATCGGCAAAGAGCTGGTGGATGAAGTAATTATGGGCAACGTGGTGCCCATCGGCCTGGGGCAGAACCCCGGCCGGCAGGCGATGATCAAAGCCGGCCTGCCTATGGCTGGCGGGGCGATCACGGTTAATAAAGTTTGTGGTTCCGGTTTAAAAGCAGTGATGCTGGCTGAACAGGCCATTAAGTGCGGCGATGCTGACATTATTGCCGCCGGGGGAATGGAAAGTATGAGTACCATTCCCCATTATCTGCCGGTTTCCCGCCAGGGCATGAGGATGGGGGACTGGAAGCTTGTTGACGGCATGGTGCATGACGGCCTCTGGGATGTGGTTAACGATTATCACATGGGCTACACGGCAGAGCTGGTCAGCGAAAAGTTCGGTATCAGCCGGGAAGAGATGGATCAGTTTTCCATTGATTCCAACGATAAGGCGCTGGCGGCTCAGGCGGCCGGCAAGTTCAAAGCTGAGATTATGCCGGTGACCATCAAACCCCGGAAAGGTGATCCTTATGTTGTCGATACGGATGAAGGCCCCCGGAAAACCACTCTTGCCAATTTGGAAAAGCTGCGGCCGGCCTTCAAGAAAGATGGTTTGGTAACTGCTGGCAATGCTTCTAAAATCAGTGATGGAGCCAGCTGTACTTTGGTGATGTCCGGGGAAAAAGCCGCTGCCCTTGGGCTTAAGCCTTTGGCGAGAATTGTAGCTCAGGGGGCAGCCGGTGTTCCCCTCGAAGATGTCCTGGTGGCCCCCATCAATTCCATTCCCAAAGTTCTGCAAAGGGCAGGGATGAAGCTTGAGGAGATTGATATTCATGAGATCAATGAAGCGTTTGCCACCTCGTCGGTAGCAATCGTCAAGGAGCTTGGCATTGATATGGCCAGAGTGAACGTCCACGGCGGAGCGGTGGCCTTGGGCCATCCCATCGGCTGTTCCGGGACCCGGGTCCTGACGACCCTGATTTATGCCATGAAAGATCGTGATGCACGGTTCGGTATGGCATCGCTCTGCCTTGGTGGCGGCGAAGCGGTATCCATGATCATTGAGAATATTTCATAA
- a CDS encoding acetyl-CoA C-acetyltransferase, with protein MKEVVIVSAVRTAIGTFGGSLKDVPVVDLGATVIRGVLEKVSLRPQAGDQFLAATPDQLKGKACGVDDKYNTWDQSLKAVQVDEVIMGNVVPSAQGQNTARQACVKAGISKEAGAYTVNKVCASGMKAVALASQAIAAGDAEVVIAGGMENMSQIPYAMPGARWGARMFNAEMVDLMVHDGLWEIFYGYHMGVTAENIAELYDISREDQDELALASHQRALAAINNGIFASEIVPVMVPQRKKDPLAFVTDERPMDTTLEKMAKLATVFKKGGTVTAGNASGINDAAAALLLMSREKAESLGLPIKAVIKGYDFGGIDPAYMGLGPIPAIRKLMTKLNMSLADIEFFELNEAFASQALACVRELDLDLSKTNIYGSGISLGHPIGCSGARILVTLLTALEQNNAKRGLASLCIGGGQGAAMVIERP; from the coding sequence ATGAAAGAAGTGGTGATCGTCAGTGCAGTAAGGACAGCAATCGGTACGTTCGGGGGATCATTGAAGGATGTCCCTGTCGTTGATCTTGGCGCAACTGTCATCAGGGGTGTTTTGGAAAAAGTGTCCCTGCGGCCCCAGGCCGGCGACCAGTTTCTGGCCGCAACCCCTGATCAGCTCAAGGGAAAGGCATGTGGTGTTGACGATAAGTACAACACCTGGGATCAGTCATTGAAGGCGGTGCAGGTCGATGAGGTTATCATGGGCAATGTGGTTCCCAGTGCCCAGGGTCAGAATACCGCCCGCCAGGCGTGCGTTAAGGCCGGCATTTCCAAGGAAGCCGGCGCTTATACCGTCAACAAGGTCTGCGCTTCAGGAATGAAGGCGGTGGCGCTGGCGTCACAGGCCATTGCTGCCGGGGATGCCGAGGTGGTCATTGCCGGCGGCATGGAAAACATGAGCCAGATTCCCTATGCCATGCCCGGTGCCCGCTGGGGAGCCCGGATGTTTAATGCTGAGATGGTTGATCTGATGGTGCATGATGGTCTGTGGGAAATTTTTTATGGCTACCATATGGGTGTGACCGCGGAGAACATTGCCGAGTTGTATGACATTTCCCGGGAGGACCAGGATGAACTGGCGCTTGCCAGCCATCAGCGGGCGTTGGCGGCCATTAACAATGGCATCTTTGCCAGCGAGATTGTTCCGGTGATGGTGCCGCAGCGGAAAAAAGATCCCCTGGCATTTGTCACTGATGAGCGCCCCATGGATACCACCCTGGAAAAAATGGCCAAGTTGGCCACCGTCTTCAAAAAAGGCGGCACCGTCACCGCCGGTAATGCTTCAGGCATCAACGATGCCGCCGCCGCTCTCCTGCTCATGTCCCGTGAGAAGGCGGAAAGTCTCGGGCTGCCCATCAAGGCGGTTATCAAGGGCTATGATTTTGGCGGCATTGATCCGGCTTACATGGGCTTGGGGCCGATTCCGGCAATCCGCAAGTTGATGACCAAACTCAATATGTCGCTTGCTGATATCGAGTTCTTCGAACTGAATGAGGCGTTCGCGTCCCAGGCGCTGGCCTGCGTGCGTGAACTTGATCTCGATCTCTCGAAGACCAACATCTACGGCAGCGGGATTTCCCTCGGCCATCCCATTGGCTGTTCAGGTGCCCGGATCCTGGTAACCCTGCTTACCGCCCTGGAGCAGAACAATGCCAAGCGAGGCCTGGCTTCGCTGTGCATCGGCGGTGGTCAGGGTGCGGCCATGGTTATCGAAAGGCCGTAG
- a CDS encoding CoA transferase codes for MILAGKNIRCEPVRSLAEVADDDHFKARQMFYDLPLPGGGVVRQLNSAIMFDGEQWTFHFFPPWLGEHTDEVLAALG; via the coding sequence ATAATTCTGGCTGGCAAGAATATCCGCTGCGAGCCGGTCAGGAGCCTGGCGGAGGTGGCTGACGATGATCATTTCAAGGCCCGGCAGATGTTTTACGATCTGCCGCTCCCCGGCGGCGGGGTCGTCCGCCAGTTAAATTCCGCCATTATGTTTGACGGTGAGCAATGGACCTTCCATTTCTTTCCTCCCTGGTTGGGAGAGCATACTGATGAGGTCCTGGCGGCGTTGGGTTGA